TAATTGATGGCTATTGCAAGAAGGGTGATATTAGAAGTGCGTATAGGCTTTTCAATGAGTTAAAATTGAAGAGCTTTTTACCCACAGTGGAGACTTATGGGGCATTGATAAATGGATTTTGTAAAGATAGGAACTTTGAGAAAGTTGATATGCTTGTACGGGAGATGGTTGCAAGGGGTGTCATTATTAGTGTCCAAGTGTATAACTCTATTATTCATGCTAGGTGTAGGCATGGTTTTACTGAGGAGGCAATGGACACCTTAAGAAAAATGATTGAAGCTGGCAGCAAGCCAGATATAGTGACATACAACACATTGATCTCTTATTCATGCAAGGATGAGAAAATTCAGGAAGCTGAAAAGCTTCTAGAGCAGGTTAAGAATATTGGGTTGGTGCCAACCAAATTTACTTATACTCCTATGATACATGCCTACTGCAAATTTGGTGATTTTGAAAGGGCATTAAGTTTGCTTGCGGAGATGACGGAGTATGGCGATAAACCTGATGTATCAACCTATGGAGCTCTTGTCCATGGATTAGTGGTATCTGGTGAAGTTGATGTTGCATTAGTCATTCGAGACAAGATGATAGAAAGGGGAGTATTACCTGATGCTGGCATTTATAATGTTTTGATGAGTGGGCTCTGCAAAAAAATGAAGCTTCCTGTTGCCAGGCAGCTCCTTGATGAGATGCTTGGCCATGGTATATTACCTGATGCTTATGTGTATGCCACTTTGGTAGATGGATGTGTAAGAAATGGGGAATTTCATGAAGCAAAGAAGCTATTTGAGAAGACAATTGAAATGGGTATGGATCCTGACCTTGTAGGGTACAATGCCATGATCAAGGGATACTGTAAGTTTGGACTGATGAAAGATGCAGTTGCTTGCTTCAGTAGAATGCAAAAGTCAAAAATAGCTCCTGATGCATTTAGTTATTCAACAGTAATTGATGGGTATGTAAAGCAGCATGACTTACGCCTAGCATTAACTATGCTCGCTCACATGGTAAAGCGCATCTGTATGCCAAATGTGGTCACGTACAGCTCTCTGATTTATGGCTTTTGCCAGAATGGAGATCTTGTGGGAGCTGAAGATTTATTCAACAGAATGCAATCAAATGGTATGATGCCTAATGTGATAACATATAGTAT
This sequence is a window from Nicotiana sylvestris chromosome 3, ASM39365v2, whole genome shotgun sequence. Protein-coding genes within it:
- the LOC104247697 gene encoding pentatricopeptide repeat-containing protein At1g52620 isoform X2 yields the protein MSKTLLSRIKPLHNPKPKTSSPTNFPLTRRINELVNEVCQILQTQDQWEHTVETRLSEEEVVPSDIAHHVFDKLKDAHVGLKFFDWVSQRPYGCPLDRFAYSSLLKLLAKFRVFPEIETLLPNLTTFEDKLPTLEALDAVIKAYSDSNLVDKAVELYYFVLKTYDLVPHVVTVNSLLHGLVKDGKIKAARQLYDELVERSGGCVENKFLDNFSTCIIVTGLSKEGKVEEGRKLIEDRWGKGCVPNVVFYNTLIDGYCKKGDIRSAYRLFNELKLKSFLPTVETYGALINGFCKDRNFEKVDMLVREMVARGVIISVQVYNSIIHARCRHGFTEEAMDTLRKMIEAGSKPDIVTYNTLISYSCKDEKIQEAEKLLEQVKNIGLVPTKFTYTPMIHAYCKFGDFERALSLLAEMTEYGDKPDVSTYGALVHGLVVSGEVDVALVIRDKMIERGVLPDAGIYNVLMSGLCKKMKLPVARQLLDEMLGHGILPDAYVYATLVDGCVRNGEFHEAKKLFEKTIEMGMDPDLVGYNAMIKGYCKFGLMKDAVACFSRMQKSKIAPDAFSYSTVIDGYVKQHDLRLALTMLAHMVKRICMPNVVTYSSLIYGFCQNGDLVGAEDLFNRMQSND